The sequence CATCCGGCGCATGAGACTTTGCAGAAAGAGATAGTGACTAAGATGATAGAAAAGCGGGCGGAGTTTGAGCCTTATTTTTCTGATGAAATAAGATATGCGGCGGCGATTCTTTTTGCCGCCCCGTTTGAGCTCATAGAGAATTTTTTACCATTCCCGCCGGAGCTTGCGGAGCTGCTGAAAAGCGCCGAGCCCGAAGTTATGAGGATCAGGGACGAGCAGATACGCCTTAAGAAAGCGGCACGTGCAATGCTTGATGAAGAGATCAATGCCCGCTCTCTGGAAAAAATGAAGGACGGGCTGAAAAAACGCCTCGGTATATAGATGAATTACAGAATAGAAGATATATCGTACACTCTGACGGAATACTGCCCCGGTCCCTGCCGCTACTGCTCCATATGGCGGCTTGAGGACAAAAGGGACAGGGAACTCAACCGAAACGAGCTTGATTCGGTTTTTTCGTCAAAGTATCTTGATCTTAAGAAAGTGCACATCACCGGAGGCGAACCGCATCTCAGCGACACGTATTTCACTGCGGTTGATTCCCTTTACGCTCACCATAAGGATGTGGTAATTGATTCTCCCATAACCGGCTGGTTTCCTGACAGGCATGAGGAAGTCTCTGAATATGTGCTGAAACGTATCCCTATATACCGTCTGGATATTTCTCTGGACGGTGACGAGGAGACCAACAAAAAGATGCGTCTCCACAAGGACGCATTCGCCAAGTCAGTGGAGACAGTGCAGCGCCTCAGTAAAATCAAGGGTGTGGTGCTGAGGCTTCAGTTCACTATCTATAAAGAAAACTATCATCTCATTGAGTGGGTATACGGCTTCGCGAAAAAACTTGGTGTGGGGCTTTATATCGGTTACGGGCGCTACAATCCCGAACGCTACCGCAACGCCACGGATAACCTCACCAAGGAGGA is a genomic window of Geovibrio thiophilus containing:
- a CDS encoding radical SAM protein, which encodes MNYRIEDISYTLTEYCPGPCRYCSIWRLEDKRDRELNRNELDSVFSSKYLDLKKVHITGGEPHLSDTYFTAVDSLYAHHKDVVIDSPITGWFPDRHEEVSEYVLKRIPIYRLDISLDGDEETNKKMRLHKDAFAKSVETVQRLSKIKGVVLRLQFTIYKENYHLIEWVYGFAKKLGVGLYIGYGRYNPERYRNATDNLTKEDLSRESFIWTDEELAEIDRQLVAIGYDTGRYASKYFLQKAFFEGKKVEFNCYMGSRNIDIDPYGNIYPCLLWLKKLHMGNLREAGSMDALLESSKALEVLHLIRNKACHSDCLYTCANKMEVTKPHIPAVGMIKYSGKFGYIFSEKDVLPIRPWWYSEYEEKGII